In Candidatus Alcyoniella australis, a single window of DNA contains:
- a CDS encoding glycosyltransferase family 4 protein has translation MRVLQVNSSHGWSGGQYQVLLLSLGLVQRGHDVTIACPPGSQLAQRAARAGLDVFEIRMKKEYDLPAVFKLHKLMLERRIEVVNPHKPNPFSLASPAAAWAKVPVLVVSRRVSFPIGRNFFSRLKWKHYKIDGFIAVSDQIKRVLIDCNVEPERVRVIYSGTDVERFKPFADQSERLRVRSELGIEPDAPLIAKVATYFEWKGWEVFVRMAAEVAKRMPGVRFLGVGNRTPYLERLQGLASELGVAERIVFSEFRDDMPAVFAACDLTVNCAVRGEGLAGVLRESLAMHVPVVSSDAGGNSELVTPEVGLMFPRGDHQACAAKVIQLLEKPELRAQMGRVGRERVAQCFSDTVMIDRSESYFQELLDARRAKG, from the coding sequence ATGAGAGTGTTGCAAGTCAACTCAAGCCACGGTTGGAGCGGCGGCCAATACCAGGTGCTGCTGCTCAGCCTCGGTCTGGTCCAGCGCGGCCACGACGTGACCATCGCCTGCCCGCCCGGATCGCAGCTCGCGCAGCGCGCGGCCCGCGCCGGTCTGGACGTGTTCGAGATCCGCATGAAGAAGGAGTACGACCTGCCCGCGGTGTTCAAGCTGCACAAGCTGATGCTTGAGCGCCGGATCGAGGTGGTCAATCCACACAAGCCCAACCCGTTCTCTTTGGCCAGCCCGGCCGCGGCCTGGGCCAAGGTTCCGGTGCTGGTGGTCAGCCGCCGGGTGAGCTTTCCCATCGGCCGCAACTTCTTCTCGCGACTCAAGTGGAAGCACTACAAGATCGACGGGTTCATCGCGGTCAGCGATCAGATCAAGCGCGTGCTGATCGACTGCAACGTGGAGCCGGAGCGGGTGCGGGTGATCTACAGCGGCACGGACGTCGAGCGCTTCAAGCCCTTTGCCGACCAGAGCGAACGACTGCGCGTGCGAAGCGAACTGGGAATCGAGCCCGACGCGCCGCTGATCGCCAAGGTCGCCACTTACTTTGAATGGAAGGGCTGGGAGGTATTCGTGCGCATGGCGGCCGAGGTTGCCAAGCGCATGCCCGGAGTGCGCTTCTTGGGCGTGGGCAACCGCACGCCCTATCTCGAACGGCTCCAGGGATTGGCGAGCGAGCTGGGCGTGGCCGAGCGCATCGTGTTCAGCGAGTTCCGCGACGACATGCCCGCGGTGTTTGCGGCCTGCGATTTGACGGTCAACTGCGCGGTGCGCGGCGAGGGATTGGCCGGCGTGCTGCGCGAATCGCTGGCCATGCACGTGCCGGTGGTCAGTTCCGACGCCGGGGGCAACTCCGAGCTGGTGACTCCCGAGGTCGGACTGATGTTCCCTCGCGGCGACCACCAGGCCTGCGCCGCAAAGGTAATCCAGCTGCTGGAAAAGCCCGAACTACGCGCGCAGATGGGCCGCGTGGGACGCGAACGCGTGGCGCAGTGCTTCTCGGATACGGTGATGATCGACCGCTCTGAAAGCTATTTCCAGGAGCTGCTCGACGCCCGCCGCGCCAAGGGATAA
- a CDS encoding glycosyltransferase family 39 protein — protein sequence MGLEFKTLLLPQPIDLDYCLHNGPPDDIYGRLVYALYGGPVRAASWVAQLLGNGPPSAMGLQRAGRCLSALLGALCTLCILLIGRMTLDSRSALLAGTLCACAPGMVFMFHGVSVNAAMTALMLACCAALVRLATTQRERWAHWLLIGALFGLAVALKESAYTLLPAGLAGVLSYRLVARRVDQRSLARFAVRSLAAGALAVSVYVGANLASGSGDEFERHLRYYVPSAQVTQQREAQQAPQLHSQRQPSYFPQLISENLGHVAPLGLALLIAGLVLLLRSPSFARARPLGWLLLCLLLVQFAAYLLWTPPSVSLFRQNLKGYDVLYLSALATLPLAAVIVRLARARRPRLRRPGLVLAVLLAFWGVLGGVAVDAALLHPSAEQPLRSLINIKGDYTLARAGDYDLNLPHWIFERVTIVDQDARYVLAYDRDVERERLLQAGYGVIDDFDYPAWVYLALPDFRLQTDLTLLG from the coding sequence GTGGGCCTGGAGTTCAAGACGCTGCTGCTGCCCCAGCCGATCGACCTGGACTACTGCCTGCACAACGGGCCGCCCGACGACATCTACGGCAGGCTGGTCTATGCGCTTTACGGCGGGCCAGTGCGGGCCGCGTCGTGGGTCGCCCAATTGCTGGGCAACGGGCCGCCTTCCGCCATGGGACTGCAACGCGCAGGCCGCTGCCTCAGCGCGCTGCTCGGTGCGCTGTGCACGCTGTGCATCTTACTCATCGGCCGCATGACCCTGGATAGCCGCAGCGCACTGTTGGCCGGAACCTTATGCGCTTGCGCGCCGGGCATGGTCTTTATGTTCCACGGAGTGTCGGTCAACGCGGCAATGACCGCGCTGATGCTCGCTTGCTGCGCCGCGCTGGTTCGGCTGGCCACAACGCAGCGAGAGCGCTGGGCGCACTGGCTGCTGATCGGCGCGTTGTTCGGCCTGGCCGTGGCGCTCAAGGAGTCGGCCTACACGCTGCTTCCCGCCGGGCTGGCCGGGGTACTGAGCTATCGACTAGTCGCGCGTCGCGTCGATCAACGAAGCCTGGCGCGCTTTGCAGTGCGTTCGCTGGCCGCCGGGGCGTTGGCCGTATCGGTCTACGTCGGCGCCAACCTGGCCAGCGGCTCGGGCGACGAGTTCGAGCGTCATCTGCGCTACTACGTGCCCTCAGCACAGGTGACGCAGCAGCGCGAGGCGCAGCAGGCCCCGCAGTTGCACTCTCAGCGACAGCCGAGCTACTTCCCGCAGTTGATCTCCGAGAACCTGGGCCACGTCGCGCCTCTGGGACTGGCGCTGCTGATCGCCGGTTTGGTTTTGCTGCTGCGCAGCCCGTCGTTTGCGCGGGCGCGGCCGTTGGGATGGCTGCTGCTGTGCCTGCTGCTAGTGCAGTTCGCAGCCTATTTGCTGTGGACTCCGCCCTCGGTCAGCCTCTTTCGCCAGAACCTCAAGGGCTACGACGTGCTCTACCTCTCGGCCCTGGCCACGCTGCCCCTGGCCGCGGTGATCGTGCGCCTGGCGCGGGCGCGCCGTCCGCGGCTACGACGGCCCGGACTGGTGCTGGCCGTGCTGCTCGCGTTCTGGGGAGTGCTCGGCGGCGTTGCAGTGGACGCGGCGCTGCTGCACCCCAGCGCGGAGCAGCCGCTACGCAGCCTGATCAACATCAAGGGCGACTACACTCTGGCGCGCGCCGGGGACTACGATTTGAACCTGCCGCACTGGATCTTCGAGCGCGTGACAATTGTCGACCAGGACGCGCGCTACGTGCTGGCCTATGACCGCGACGTCGAGCGCGAGCGGCTGCTGCAAGCGGGCTACGGCGTGATCGATGATTTCGACTACCCGGCCTGGGTCTATCTGGCGCTGCCGGACTTTCGGCTGCAGACCGACCTGACGCTGCTCGGGC
- a CDS encoding alanine racemase: protein MTIAENGYDALKELLAGRRLPCALVDLNAFWQNAERLVEPLRRNGKRLRLATKSLRVPELIQALAQRYVDLLAGFMTYTVEESQFLALRGLDDFLVAYPTLQPSDLQIAAELTAQGKTIRLMADAPAQLEALAAAGRKHNVELRAVLDLDASLRLVGGRVHLGVRRSPLRHADEVAALAQHAARLKGVRVEGLMAYEAQIAGLNDAAREQRWLNPVKRAIKRLSMPDVLKRRGRALELLRDAGLEPTLVNGGGTGSVEFTSSDPAVTEVTIGSGFFCPQLFSEYHDLKLTPAAFFALQVVRASDPGLVTCQGGGYAASGAAGPDRLPRPFLPAGLRLLSMEGAGEVQTPLEVPQGVRLAPGDPVLFRHAKAGELMEHFNETLLVQDGRVSGDALTYRGCGMSFL from the coding sequence ATGACCATCGCCGAAAACGGCTACGACGCGCTCAAGGAATTGCTCGCGGGACGCCGGCTGCCCTGCGCCCTGGTCGACCTCAACGCTTTTTGGCAAAACGCCGAGCGATTGGTCGAGCCGCTGCGGCGCAACGGCAAACGACTGCGCCTGGCCACTAAAAGCCTGCGCGTGCCCGAGCTGATCCAGGCCCTGGCCCAGCGCTACGTTGATCTGCTCGCCGGATTTATGACCTACACCGTGGAGGAGTCGCAGTTCCTGGCGCTACGCGGGCTGGACGACTTCCTCGTGGCCTACCCAACGCTACAGCCCTCGGACCTGCAAATCGCGGCCGAGCTTACGGCCCAGGGCAAGACGATCAGGCTGATGGCCGACGCCCCGGCGCAGCTCGAGGCGCTGGCCGCTGCCGGACGCAAACACAACGTGGAGCTGCGCGCAGTGCTCGACCTGGACGCCAGTTTGCGCTTGGTCGGCGGACGCGTTCACCTGGGAGTGCGACGCAGCCCGCTGCGTCACGCCGATGAGGTGGCCGCCCTGGCGCAACACGCCGCGCGGCTCAAGGGAGTACGGGTCGAGGGGCTGATGGCCTACGAGGCGCAGATCGCCGGGCTCAACGATGCGGCGCGCGAGCAACGCTGGCTCAATCCGGTCAAGCGCGCGATCAAACGGCTCTCAATGCCCGACGTGCTCAAGCGCCGCGGACGCGCGCTGGAACTACTGCGCGACGCGGGCCTGGAACCGACGCTGGTCAACGGCGGGGGCACGGGCAGCGTCGAGTTCACCAGCTCCGACCCGGCGGTGACCGAGGTCACGATCGGCTCGGGCTTCTTTTGCCCGCAACTGTTCTCCGAATACCACGACCTGAAATTGACGCCCGCGGCGTTCTTCGCGCTGCAGGTGGTGCGCGCCTCGGACCCGGGGCTGGTCACCTGCCAGGGCGGCGGGTATGCGGCCAGCGGAGCGGCGGGCCCCGACCGACTGCCGCGGCCGTTTCTGCCCGCGGGGCTTAGGCTGCTCTCGATGGAGGGCGCGGGCGAGGTGCAGACGCCGCTGGAGGTGCCGCAGGGAGTCAGGCTCGCACCGGGCGATCCGGTGCTGTTTCGCCATGCCAAGGCCGGCGAGCTGATGGAGCATTTCAACGAGACGCTGCTGGTCCAGGACGGCCGCGTCAGCGGCGACGCGTTAACCTATCGCGGCTGCGGCATGAGCTTCCTGTGA
- a CDS encoding XTP/dITP diphosphatase, translating into MTRISTDLGKVVLASRNRGKAVELNRILAPLGIQVVCLDQVGVHEELPETGETFEHNALQKAGRVVELCGLAAIADDSGLEVDALDGAPGVYSARFAGEYADDAANNALLLQKLAGLPRAQRGARFVCVAALVEPHGRELTARGECRGVIVEQPRGAGGFGYDPLFEVPELGLTFAQLDAEQKDRISHRGRAFRELAQRIAQR; encoded by the coding sequence GTGACGCGGATCAGCACGGACCTGGGCAAAGTAGTGCTGGCCAGCCGCAACCGCGGCAAGGCTGTCGAGCTTAATCGAATCCTCGCCCCCTTGGGGATCCAGGTCGTGTGTCTGGACCAGGTCGGGGTGCACGAGGAGCTGCCCGAGACCGGCGAGACCTTTGAGCACAACGCGCTGCAAAAGGCCGGGCGCGTGGTCGAGCTGTGCGGCCTGGCCGCCATTGCCGATGACTCGGGCCTGGAGGTCGACGCGCTGGACGGTGCGCCGGGAGTGTACAGCGCGCGTTTCGCCGGAGAATATGCCGACGACGCGGCCAACAACGCGCTGCTGCTGCAAAAGCTTGCGGGCCTGCCGCGCGCGCAGCGCGGGGCGCGCTTTGTCTGCGTGGCAGCGCTGGTCGAGCCCCACGGCCGCGAGCTCACGGCCCGCGGCGAGTGCCGGGGAGTGATCGTCGAGCAGCCGCGCGGCGCAGGGGGCTTTGGCTACGACCCGCTATTTGAGGTGCCCGAGCTGGGCCTGACTTTTGCGCAGCTCGACGCCGAACAAAAAGACCGCATCAGCCACCGCGGACGGGCGTTTCGCGAGTTGGCGCAGAGGATCGCCCAACGATGA